One window of Oscillibacter hominis genomic DNA carries:
- a CDS encoding UDP-N-acetylglucosamine 1-carboxyvinyltransferase, whose protein sequence is MTNYVVHGGKPLFGEVEISGAKNAAVAILPAALLVDGVCRIENIPQISDVTLFLKILEELGAGIRTINRHAVEVDCRRIRKARTSYEMVRRIRASYYLIGALLGRFGQAEVAMPGGCNFGVRPIDQHIKGFTAMGAKVVVEGGFIHATTEGGRLKGANIYLDVVSVGATMNIMMAATLAQGNTIIENAAKEPHIVDLANFLNSMGANIRGAGTDTIKIQGVDHLRGGSYAIIPDQIEAGTYMAAVSATGGQVLVKNIIPKHMDCITAKLQEMGVQIEEQEDTLLVRRTGRMQKANVKTMPYPGFPTDMQPQITTVLTLAEGTSMVTEGVWSNRYRYVDELKRLGANIQVDEKTAVVEGVDHLTGAPIQACDLRAGAALVIAALAAEGTTEISGVQYIERGYEDMVGKLRALGADIRAVEVPGDSEELEAHIG, encoded by the coding sequence TTGACAAATTATGTCGTGCACGGCGGAAAGCCGCTGTTCGGGGAAGTCGAGATCAGCGGCGCCAAAAACGCCGCCGTCGCCATCCTTCCCGCCGCACTCCTGGTAGACGGGGTCTGCCGCATTGAAAACATCCCTCAGATTTCCGATGTCACCTTATTTCTTAAAATTCTGGAGGAATTGGGCGCCGGCATCCGCACCATCAACCGCCATGCGGTGGAGGTGGACTGCCGTCGCATCCGCAAAGCACGGACCTCCTATGAAATGGTCCGCCGCATCCGGGCCTCCTACTATTTGATCGGCGCGCTCCTGGGCCGCTTCGGCCAGGCCGAGGTCGCCATGCCCGGCGGGTGCAACTTCGGGGTACGCCCCATTGACCAGCACATCAAAGGCTTCACCGCCATGGGTGCCAAGGTGGTGGTGGAGGGCGGCTTCATCCATGCCACCACCGAGGGCGGACGGCTGAAGGGCGCCAACATCTATTTGGACGTGGTTTCCGTGGGCGCCACCATGAACATCATGATGGCCGCCACGCTGGCCCAGGGCAACACCATCATTGAAAACGCCGCCAAGGAGCCCCACATCGTGGATCTGGCCAACTTCCTCAACTCCATGGGGGCCAACATCCGCGGTGCCGGCACTGACACCATCAAGATCCAGGGCGTGGATCACCTGCGGGGCGGCAGCTACGCCATCATCCCCGACCAGATCGAGGCCGGTACCTACATGGCCGCCGTCTCCGCCACCGGAGGGCAGGTCCTTGTCAAGAACATCATCCCCAAGCATATGGACTGCATCACGGCCAAGCTTCAGGAGATGGGTGTCCAGATCGAGGAGCAGGAGGACACGCTGCTGGTCCGGCGCACCGGCCGGATGCAAAAGGCCAATGTGAAGACCATGCCCTATCCCGGCTTCCCCACCGACATGCAGCCTCAAATCACCACGGTGCTGACGCTGGCGGAGGGCACCAGCATGGTGACGGAGGGTGTCTGGAGCAACCGCTACCGCTATGTGGACGAGCTCAAGCGCCTGGGCGCCAACATTCAGGTGGACGAGAAGACCGCCGTGGTGGAAGGTGTTGACCATCTCACCGGAGCGCCCATCCAGGCCTGCGACCTGCGGGCCGGAGCCGCGCTGGTGATTGCCGCTCTGGCCGCTGAGGGAACCACGGAGATCAGCGGCGTGCAGTATATTGAACGGGGCTACGAGGACATGGTGGGCAAGCTCCGCGCCTTGGGCGCCGACATCCGCGCGGTGGAGGTCCCCGGCGACAGCGAAGAGCTGGAGGCCCACATCGGCTGA
- a CDS encoding ATP-binding protein — protein MFRSLHMKLVLIMLLMITSLMAVVGAFLTTSVSNFYINSFYEQITDVFGEDNADFYLSLCSAAEQETPADGIQDILAANAGRLGIDYRTRNYYILDGRTGVFLTGSDEPGGAELSYDTPNLLSALNGEVGDKSDATADYMDVAVPIAGGGNSFIVYIKDNRETVSDLNSQLFLLIMQALVIGLLISLLLSFLLSKAMVSSIEKLTLGAERVADGDFSSKIDVESTDEIGILTNTFNEMADVLQSTLAAVENERNKLDTLFLHMTDGVVAFDHAGALIHCNPAATEMLGRSIEGCTYDDLFAEVYPFQQMLSLQRPNFAESQQTVGERTLELYLARFSDDADGGVLIVLHDVTEQHRNEERRKEFVANVSHELRTPLTNVRSYAETLRDSDGISKETAHSFLDIIIGETDRMTHIVQDLLTLSRLDSGRGEFSMARFPFADAIESVCRANALEAKRHSHQLTCGDLSGLPLIMGDRGRLEQVMMNVLGNAIKYTPDGGHIRVSAGSEGECVWMEVSDDGIGIPPEDRDRIFDRFYRVDKARSREHGGTGLGLSIAREIVARHHGTIALADHEGPGTTVRLSLPIVQPD, from the coding sequence ATGTTCCGCAGCCTGCACATGAAGCTGGTCTTGATTATGCTGCTGATGATCACCTCGCTGATGGCGGTGGTCGGCGCCTTTTTGACCACCAGCGTCTCCAACTTCTATATCAACAGCTTTTATGAACAAATCACAGATGTGTTCGGTGAGGACAACGCCGACTTCTATCTGAGCCTGTGCAGCGCCGCCGAGCAGGAGACCCCCGCCGACGGCATCCAGGACATCCTGGCCGCCAACGCCGGCCGGCTGGGAATCGACTACCGCACGCGGAACTACTATATCTTGGACGGGCGGACCGGAGTGTTTCTCACCGGCTCTGACGAACCGGGCGGGGCGGAGCTGAGCTACGACACGCCGAACCTGCTCTCCGCCCTCAACGGCGAGGTGGGCGACAAGAGCGACGCCACAGCCGACTACATGGATGTGGCGGTGCCCATTGCCGGGGGCGGCAACTCCTTCATCGTCTACATCAAAGACAACCGGGAAACCGTCAGCGACCTCAACTCCCAGCTGTTCCTCCTCATCATGCAGGCCCTGGTCATCGGCCTTCTGATCTCGCTGCTTCTGAGCTTCCTGCTCTCCAAGGCCATGGTCAGCTCCATTGAAAAGCTGACCCTTGGCGCGGAGCGTGTGGCGGACGGCGACTTCTCCAGCAAGATCGATGTGGAGTCCACAGACGAAATTGGCATCTTGACCAATACCTTCAATGAGATGGCGGACGTGCTGCAGTCCACACTGGCCGCCGTGGAGAACGAACGCAACAAGTTGGACACCCTGTTTCTCCATATGACCGACGGCGTGGTGGCCTTTGACCACGCCGGAGCGCTGATCCACTGCAACCCCGCCGCCACGGAAATGCTGGGCCGCTCCATTGAGGGCTGTACTTACGACGACCTCTTCGCCGAGGTATACCCTTTCCAGCAGATGCTCTCCCTCCAGCGGCCCAACTTTGCCGAAAGCCAGCAGACGGTGGGCGAGCGCACGCTGGAGCTGTACCTGGCCCGCTTTTCCGACGACGCGGACGGCGGCGTGCTCATCGTGCTCCACGACGTAACGGAGCAGCACCGCAACGAAGAGCGTCGCAAGGAGTTCGTGGCCAACGTGTCCCATGAGCTGCGCACCCCGTTGACCAACGTGCGCAGCTATGCCGAGACCCTGCGGGATTCCGACGGCATCTCCAAGGAGACCGCCCACAGCTTTTTGGACATCATCATCGGCGAGACCGACCGCATGACCCACATCGTACAGGACCTGCTGACCCTTTCCCGCCTGGACTCCGGCCGGGGGGAGTTCAGCATGGCCCGCTTCCCCTTTGCCGACGCAATCGAAAGCGTGTGCCGGGCCAACGCCCTGGAGGCCAAGCGCCACAGCCACCAGCTCACCTGCGGAGACCTCTCGGGCCTGCCCCTCATCATGGGGGACCGGGGCCGGCTGGAGCAGGTGATGATGAACGTCTTGGGCAACGCCATCAAGTATACCCCGGACGGCGGCCACATCCGCGTCAGTGCCGGAAGCGAGGGTGAGTGCGTGTGGATGGAGGTCAGTGACGACGGCATCGGCATCCCCCCCGAGGACCGGGACCGGATATTCGACCGTTTTTACCGGGTGGACAAGGCCCGTTCCAGAGAGCACGGAGGTACCGGACTGGGGCTGTCCATTGCCCGCGAGATTGTGGCCCGCCACCACGGCACCATCGCCCTGGCCGACCACGAGGGCCCCGGCACCACCGTCCGGCTCAGCCTGCCTATCGTCCAGCCGGATTAA
- a CDS encoding response regulator: protein MDSKKTVLIVEDEKNIVDILRFNLQREGFGTLEAYDGEAGLELARSARPDLILLDVMLPKMIGFDVCKALRESGDNVPVIILTAREEEADKVLGLEIGADDYITKPFSMRELIARVRANIRRTAMVASASQEDATPVAGDLTIHTDSCQVYRRGRHIDLTQREYELLTFLASHPNKVYSRVDLMEQVWNYGYVGDDARTVDVTVRRLREKIEDNPATPVYILTRRGLGYYFSTAQ, encoded by the coding sequence ATGGACAGCAAGAAAACCGTCCTGATCGTGGAAGATGAAAAAAACATTGTGGATATTCTCCGCTTCAACCTCCAGCGGGAGGGCTTCGGCACCCTGGAGGCCTACGACGGCGAGGCGGGGCTGGAGCTTGCAAGGTCGGCCCGCCCGGACCTGATCCTGCTGGACGTCATGCTGCCGAAAATGATCGGCTTTGACGTATGCAAGGCCCTGCGGGAGAGCGGTGACAACGTGCCCGTCATCATCCTCACCGCCCGGGAGGAGGAGGCTGACAAGGTCCTGGGGCTGGAGATCGGAGCCGACGACTATATCACCAAGCCCTTTTCCATGCGGGAGCTGATTGCCCGGGTCCGGGCCAACATCCGGCGCACCGCCATGGTGGCCTCCGCCTCCCAGGAGGACGCGACGCCCGTGGCCGGGGACCTGACCATCCATACCGACAGCTGCCAAGTCTACCGCCGCGGCCGCCACATCGACCTCACCCAGCGGGAATACGAGCTGCTGACCTTCCTGGCCAGCCACCCCAACAAGGTCTACTCCCGCGTCGACCTGATGGAACAGGTCTGGAACTACGGCTATGTGGGCGACGACGCCCGGACGGTGGACGTCACGGTCCGCCGGCTGCGGGAAAAAATTGAAGACAACCCCGCCACCCCCGTTTATATCCTGACCCGCCGGGGCCTGGGCTATTATTTCAGCACGGCGCAATAG
- a CDS encoding NUDIX hydrolase: protein MDFMEKRLSRNEIYSGRIVQLHVDTVSLPNGKEAVREVVEHPGGVAILPLDERNNVITVSQYRYTFGRILQEIPAGKMEPGEEPMASALRELKEETGAVPDTILPLGSIIPSPGCYGEVLYLFLARGLHMEAQQPDEDEFLTMERVPFDEMVHRVMAGELQDAKTVAAVLKAKILLNL from the coding sequence ATGGATTTTATGGAAAAGCGGCTCAGCCGCAATGAGATTTACAGCGGACGCATTGTGCAACTCCATGTGGACACGGTCTCCCTGCCCAATGGGAAGGAGGCCGTCCGCGAGGTGGTGGAGCACCCCGGCGGCGTGGCCATTCTGCCATTGGACGAGCGGAACAACGTCATCACGGTCAGCCAGTACCGCTACACCTTCGGCCGTATCCTGCAGGAGATTCCTGCCGGCAAGATGGAGCCCGGTGAGGAGCCCATGGCCAGCGCCCTGCGGGAGCTGAAGGAGGAGACGGGGGCCGTGCCGGACACCATCCTCCCCCTGGGCTCCATCATCCCCTCCCCCGGCTGCTATGGGGAGGTGCTGTACCTCTTTTTGGCCAGGGGCCTTCACATGGAGGCCCAGCAGCCGGATGAGGACGAGTTCCTCACCATGGAGCGGGTCCCGTTCGACGAGATGGTACACCGGGTGATGGCCGGTGAACTCCAGGACGCAAAGACCGTGGCCGCCGTGCTGAAGGCCAAGATACTGCTCAATTTGTAA
- the smpB gene encoding SsrA-binding protein SmpB, whose translation MVLTEKKGIKIAAQNRKAFHDYFVEDRYEAGIELSGTEVKSIRAGTLNLKDAYCTVKEGEMWLHSMHISPYEKGNIFNKDPVRPRRLLMHKREIRKLHALVKQDGYALVPLSVYFKDARVKIEVGLCRGKKNYDKREALARREAGREMDRAVKQRNR comes from the coding sequence GTGGTCCTCACGGAAAAAAAGGGAATCAAGATCGCGGCGCAAAACCGCAAGGCATTCCACGACTATTTTGTGGAGGACCGGTACGAGGCGGGCATCGAGCTCTCCGGCACGGAGGTGAAATCCATCCGGGCAGGTACGCTGAACCTGAAGGACGCCTACTGCACGGTCAAAGAAGGGGAGATGTGGCTGCACTCCATGCATATCTCTCCATACGAAAAGGGAAACATCTTCAATAAAGACCCGGTGCGGCCCAGGCGGCTATTGATGCACAAGCGGGAAATCCGCAAGCTCCACGCCCTGGTGAAGCAGGACGGCTACGCTCTGGTCCCGCTGTCCGTTTATTTCAAGGACGCGCGGGTGAAAATAGAGGTGGGCCTCTGCCGCGGCAAGAAGAACTACGATAAGCGCGAGGCCCTGGCCAGGCGGGAAGCGGGCCGCGAAATGGACCGCGCGGTCAAACAGAGAAATCGCTGA
- a CDS encoding peptidylprolyl isomerase — protein MSEGKNPIAVIELKNGKVLKAELYPEKAPNTVNNFIDLANGGFYDGLIFHRVIPGFMIQGGCPNGNGMGGPGYSIRGEFSGNGFAENDLKHVTGVLSMARAMQPDSAGSQFFIMVAPAPHLDGQYAAFGQVFEGVEEAIRISEVKTDWNDKPKEPVVIQSIRVDTQGVEYPKPEKK, from the coding sequence ATGTCTGAAGGAAAGAACCCCATCGCCGTCATTGAGCTGAAAAACGGCAAAGTGCTGAAAGCGGAGCTGTATCCGGAGAAGGCGCCCAACACGGTCAACAACTTCATTGATCTGGCCAACGGCGGATTTTATGACGGCTTGATTTTCCACCGGGTGATCCCCGGATTCATGATCCAGGGCGGCTGCCCCAACGGCAACGGAATGGGCGGACCCGGCTACTCCATCCGCGGGGAGTTTTCCGGCAACGGGTTTGCGGAAAACGACCTCAAACATGTCACCGGCGTGCTCTCCATGGCCCGGGCCATGCAGCCCGACTCCGCCGGCAGCCAGTTTTTCATCATGGTCGCCCCTGCGCCCCATCTGGACGGGCAGTACGCCGCGTTCGGCCAGGTGTTTGAAGGGGTGGAAGAGGCCATCCGGATTTCCGAGGTGAAGACGGATTGGAACGATAAACCCAAGGAGCCGGTGGTGATCCAGTCCATCCGTGTGGACACCCAGGGCGTGGAGTATCCCAAGCCGGAAAAGAAGTAA
- a CDS encoding SDR family NAD(P)-dependent oxidoreductase, which translates to MRTAIITGASSGLGQEFARQFTEVFPNVECVWLIARRRERLEAVQDALAELQVEILPLDLCEGASFAYLEEKLRLDQPNVTLLINCAGCGYLGNVGEMPTQTQTRMVDLNVRALTAVTNLVLPYMKAGARILNVSSIASFCVNPRMTVYSASKAYVSRFTVGISEELRKKGIHATAVCPGPMETEFLTVGGITGNSRMFETLPYCDQVRVAAGALRAARAGRTIYTPKMFYKFYRLAAKLLPEQLVAKIAKT; encoded by the coding sequence ATGAGAACCGCGATTATCACCGGTGCATCCTCCGGCCTGGGCCAGGAGTTTGCAAGGCAGTTCACAGAGGTGTTTCCCAACGTGGAGTGCGTCTGGCTGATTGCCCGCCGCAGGGAGCGGCTGGAAGCTGTCCAGGACGCGCTGGCGGAGCTTCAGGTGGAGATTCTCCCCCTGGACCTGTGCGAAGGGGCCAGTTTTGCCTATCTGGAGGAAAAGCTGCGGCTGGATCAGCCCAATGTAACGCTGCTGATCAACTGCGCCGGCTGCGGTTATTTGGGCAATGTGGGCGAGATGCCCACCCAGACCCAGACCCGCATGGTGGACCTCAATGTCCGCGCGCTGACTGCTGTGACCAATTTGGTGCTGCCCTATATGAAGGCGGGAGCGCGCATTCTCAACGTGTCGTCCATCGCGTCGTTCTGCGTAAACCCCAGGATGACGGTCTACTCCGCCAGCAAGGCGTATGTCTCCCGGTTTACCGTGGGGATCAGCGAGGAGCTGCGCAAGAAGGGCATCCACGCCACGGCGGTCTGTCCCGGCCCCATGGAGACGGAGTTTCTCACCGTGGGCGGAATCACCGGCAACTCCCGGATGTTTGAGACCCTGCCCTACTGCGACCAGGTGCGGGTGGCGGCGGGCGCGTTGCGGGCGGCCAGGGCTGGGCGGACCATTTATACGCCTAAGATGTTTTACAAGTTCTACCGGCTGGCGGCGAAGTTACTGCCGGAACAGCTGGTTGCAAAGATTGCAAAGACCTGA
- a CDS encoding DUF11 domain-containing protein, translating into MATISGRVVFDRDRSATVSGGDSGLANIPVVLQNISTTARLTVLTDAAGNYTFLNVPNGSYRIVESYGASGGVPTPGDFSSAAAGSIPQGVNPPITVAGNPPPGSTNLDSVTPDTLLVTVTGADLTNQNFYNGPVIYTPIQAILDPCAVISGENLIRAADNGTFGSFPQGTPANTGVPVEPYPDVTPDFTYVLPNPDVYTPAGGEYTVQNIMNNALSEVIGAWWRIADHTTGNETGRMMIVNGFNPGAIFFQAEVPVQPNTNYLFSAWILNLFKVVGYPNPELGVVILDQNGAVLYSATLGILIPVNTNAPEWKQIGSVINSRNNTSLTVEFLSEGPEVIGNDYAIDDVSFQEIQEPVFLPVKTVDRSTANVGDTVRYTVTLTNTCESPLTSVFFQDTVPGGLAFVPGSVTINGAPVPVADPNAGFVLPNVPGGGTVTVGFSATVTEIPNPNPTLNRANIRYEYTPVEGGIPGEFNVVSNDVPVQVGASADVSVVKTASPSPVTPGSLLTYTLTISNAGPSTADNVLLTDAVPAALANVEYSINNGASYQPWPGSLPLGSLAPNSMRTVLLRGQVSPAAEGTIVNTAVVSSTTPDPDPTNNTDTNTTDVITTGAAADIAVTKSAQPATVSPGQLLTYTVGITNQGPDAADGVTLYDEVQLSGAEFSTDGGVTWRPWSNPYLIGRLAAGESRTVLIRGTVPQEARGTIANTAVATSATPDPDLSNNTATVDTPVTLNGADLSIQKTAFPNPVCRGRYVTFTLTVSNAGPAAADQVVITDLLPKELSMAVYSVDNCQTWRPWTGSYTVGTLAAGASVSILVAGFVSVCVGECFCNTAEVSSATADPNPSNNTDSVAVWVRGSTCCRPRKSDCGGR; encoded by the coding sequence ATGGCAACGATATCGGGCCGCGTCGTCTTCGACAGGGATCGAAGCGCTACGGTCTCAGGCGGCGATTCCGGCCTTGCCAATATCCCGGTCGTACTTCAAAATATCAGCACAACCGCGCGGCTCACCGTGCTGACGGATGCCGCCGGCAATTATACCTTTCTCAACGTGCCCAACGGCAGCTATCGGATCGTGGAGTCCTATGGCGCATCCGGCGGGGTCCCTACACCGGGAGACTTCTCCTCCGCTGCGGCGGGAAGCATCCCCCAGGGGGTCAATCCTCCAATCACCGTGGCAGGCAATCCACCGCCCGGCTCCACCAATCTGGATTCCGTCACGCCGGATACACTGTTAGTCACCGTGACCGGCGCGGACCTGACCAATCAGAACTTCTATAACGGTCCGGTCATCTATACCCCCATCCAGGCCATCCTGGACCCCTGCGCCGTCATCTCCGGCGAAAATCTGATCCGGGCCGCGGACAACGGCACATTCGGTTCCTTTCCCCAGGGAACGCCGGCCAATACAGGCGTCCCGGTGGAGCCCTACCCCGACGTGACTCCGGACTTCACCTATGTGCTGCCAAACCCCGATGTCTACACGCCCGCCGGCGGAGAGTATACGGTGCAGAACATCATGAACAACGCCCTGAGCGAGGTGATCGGCGCGTGGTGGCGCATTGCAGATCACACCACTGGCAACGAGACCGGCCGGATGATGATCGTCAACGGCTTTAACCCCGGGGCAATCTTTTTCCAGGCTGAGGTTCCGGTACAGCCCAACACGAATTACCTGTTCAGCGCGTGGATCCTGAACCTCTTTAAAGTGGTGGGCTACCCCAACCCGGAGCTGGGCGTGGTCATCCTGGATCAAAACGGTGCAGTCCTCTACAGCGCGACCTTGGGTATCCTGATCCCTGTCAATACCAATGCGCCAGAATGGAAGCAGATCGGAAGCGTCATCAACTCCCGGAATAATACCAGCCTGACTGTAGAGTTCCTGAGCGAGGGCCCGGAGGTGATCGGCAATGACTATGCCATCGACGACGTCTCCTTTCAGGAAATTCAAGAGCCCGTCTTTCTCCCGGTGAAAACCGTGGACCGCAGCACCGCCAACGTAGGGGATACGGTCCGATATACGGTGACGCTGACCAATACCTGCGAAAGCCCGCTCACCAGCGTATTTTTCCAGGACACCGTACCGGGTGGGCTCGCCTTTGTCCCTGGAAGCGTTACAATCAACGGCGCGCCAGTCCCAGTGGCCGATCCCAATGCAGGATTCGTATTGCCGAACGTGCCCGGCGGCGGAACCGTCACCGTCGGCTTCTCAGCCACTGTAACGGAGATTCCAAACCCTAACCCCACACTGAACCGCGCCAACATCCGCTATGAATATACCCCGGTGGAGGGCGGCATCCCAGGGGAGTTCAACGTGGTCTCCAACGATGTTCCGGTGCAGGTCGGCGCATCGGCGGACGTTTCAGTGGTCAAAACGGCCAGCCCCAGCCCGGTAACCCCTGGAAGCCTCCTGACCTATACCCTCACGATCTCCAACGCCGGGCCCTCCACGGCGGATAATGTGCTTTTGACCGATGCCGTGCCCGCTGCGCTGGCCAATGTGGAATACTCCATCAATAACGGTGCATCCTATCAGCCTTGGCCCGGCTCCCTTCCCTTGGGAAGCCTTGCTCCGAACAGCATGCGCACCGTGCTGCTCCGCGGCCAGGTCAGTCCGGCGGCAGAGGGGACCATAGTCAACACCGCTGTGGTAAGCAGCACCACGCCGGATCCCGATCCAACGAATAACACCGATACAAATACGACTGATGTGATCACCACTGGGGCGGCGGCGGATATCGCAGTCACCAAAAGCGCCCAGCCTGCCACAGTCTCCCCGGGACAACTGCTGACCTATACGGTGGGGATCACCAACCAGGGCCCGGACGCCGCGGATGGCGTAACACTTTATGACGAAGTGCAGCTGTCCGGTGCGGAGTTCTCCACAGACGGCGGCGTGACCTGGAGGCCCTGGTCGAACCCTTATCTCATCGGCCGGCTTGCCGCCGGGGAGAGCAGAACCGTCCTGATTCGCGGTACTGTGCCCCAGGAAGCCCGCGGTACGATTGCCAATACAGCGGTGGCGACAAGTGCCACACCCGACCCGGATCTCAGTAACAACACAGCTACCGTGGATACGCCTGTCACCTTGAACGGCGCGGATCTCTCCATTCAAAAAACCGCGTTCCCCAATCCCGTGTGCCGCGGCCGGTACGTCACCTTCACCCTGACCGTCTCCAACGCCGGCCCTGCGGCTGCAGATCAGGTTGTAATCACAGATTTGCTGCCTAAGGAGCTGAGCATGGCAGTTTATTCTGTGGACAACTGCCAAACGTGGCGGCCCTGGACGGGAAGCTATACGGTGGGCACCCTTGCCGCAGGCGCCTCAGTCTCCATTTTGGTGGCTGGATTTGTCAGCGTTTGCGTCGGGGAGTGCTTCTGCAACACGGCCGAGGTATCTTCCGCCACTGCTGACCCGAACCCATCCAACAACACGGATTCCGTCGCCGTGTGGGTAAGGGGTTCCACCTGCTGCAGGCCCAGAAAAAGCGATTGCGGCGGCAGATAG